The genomic region TAGCTTCGGCTAAGCCTAACAACAAAGCCTCATACCCAGCCGTATTGTTGGTATTCTTGAACTCTAGCTTGAAGGAAAAAGGAATAGGGTTGTCAAAAGGTGGTATTAACACTACCCCTGCACTAGAACCTGACGTTGCACAACTGCCATCGAACTCCATTAGCCACAAGCTTTATTTaccctcattttgagatgaattcCCCTCACTTCACTATCTAACAAAATCATGTAGTTCCCAAATTGACAatcatgatacaaaatttgagcccTAGGGTCATCAGATGGGAAAACAGTGAATTTGGACTTTGGTTCAAGCTGTAGGATGACTCGTTGCTTCCCAATTGGAATTGTGGCTTGGgaccaatccattttgatttcaccgCCTAAGTCCCTACAGAAAGTACGACTTAACAACATGTCATAACTAGCTGGGATGTCGGCTATCAGAATTGTCAACTTAATCCTTTTATCCGGGTGAGAggcaagaactacttgagcatccttaatttggcctAGCAAAGGAATTTGCTTTGAATCCATAGAATAGCATTGGCCAAAGGTTTTAGTCAAGGATAATCCTAGTGCTTTGGCTACAGTAGAGGGCATTATATTATCAAATGCTCctaaatctataatacaattattcagcCTATGCCCATTTATGAATAGTGATATATAAAAGGGCTCTGGTTTCGACTCAGGAAGGGGTACAGAATCATCTGTTTGAAGAGCAGTTATTTCAGATATCTTTTCACAAACCGAGGGATGAACCAACACATTGTTATGTGAGGGAAATATGGCATTAACTGACCATTGCATTACATTAGTCTGTTGTGCATTGTTTCCTTTCATAAATTGTACAAGTTTGTCTAGTTCTTTAGGATTTATCTTTAAGTACTCAACAGGTGTGATTTGAATTTGAGAAGACTTGCAAAATTCAATTATATCAAATGTACTTCCTTTTTCAATAGGCTTTAACAATAAGGGttcttgcaattttttatcattattATGCAATTTACAATCAATTCCTTTACCTTTGAAGGCCATCGCAGATGATGAAGAAGACATCTGGGGTTTCACATTTTTTTGATTTCTGgtgagcacaacacatgaaggatcttctaaagtaaccgCCTCTTTCCGAATCTGACTTTTACTCAAGAAAAAggatttcagagtcgccaggtTGCTTTGAAGATTCTTCTTCACCCCACTCATTTGAGGTGTCTTTGAAATTCATCTATTGTGCATACCGTACCATCTCAGGACAACAActgccatcatgttcatcagtAAGGTGAAATACACACATATTCCCTTTAGCAGGAGGTGCTTCAATTGCTAATCTTTGCTGAGCAGGGGGTAATTGCATGGTCTTATTCCCATAGCCCAAAAACTGGTTCGCATTCCTTCTAGGTATATCTTGGTAAGGAGGTGGGTATGAGGTACTGGCTTTGGGCAACTGTCTTTTAAGGGTAATCATGTCATTCATTAACCGTTGGATGATAGGAtcagaagaagaagttgaaggttgaacATTAGGTGTCCGTACTTCCCTTTTCCATTTACCTGttgtgattaaatcatcttctaattcaaaTGCAAGGGTTTTAGTAGCATTTAAATCTGCAACTCTCTACCTGCGGATCAAGAAACCTATTTCAAAAGGCATagaattaataaagaaacacttaagatTGTCATCTGAGGGCTTTTGATTAACTAGAATCTTGTGCAAGATCTTATCAAATCTGGCCACAAAGTCCCTCATAGATTTAGGAATTTCCTTCTTCAACTGGGCTAATTGAGCCAAGAGGGAATGTTCTCCTCTACTACTTTAAATCTCGCCTCAAATCTTGTTTTCAGATCTTGCCAGGTGGTTATCACAGtatttggtaagtgataaaaccaatcaaCTGCTACCCCTGTTAGTGTCTGGACGAACAACCTCACGGcgacatcttcatgttgaaccgctATTATTCCATAGGCTACATTAAAGGCATTCAGGTGTTCATCAACGGTTATTTTTCCATCGCCACTAAATTTGGGCAAATGATCCCTAGCACCTTTTGGTAAGGAGTTAAGACTCAAACCTAAGTTCAACGGGCCTACAGCTGCCCCCCAAGGATTATTTGTTGCCATTGGAAGTATGATATTGAGGGGAGTTGAGTTGATTATATTAGGTAGAGCAACACCGTGCAAGGTCAGGGCTTGACAAACTGAGGACGCAGGTGGTGATGGCGAAGGGGAAGAAGGCCTACTTTTTGCCCTTATTTGGGGTGAGAGAGTGGGTTGAAAATTTGGGTTTTGTAACTCCTGAAAGATAGAATCAAAAACCCCttcccttctttgggacctagtatatctcctTGACTCCAGTTTGGCAGCTAGACAACCAGTCTTATAATTCgactccctagtagagtcgccaaaaatctgttggggAATAGATTTGTCTCCTCCTTGAAATGTTAACTATTCTCTTTTCAAACAAAATATGACTCTgttttaccctttagaaagaaacaaatagaccaacagttggaagaattaatgaaaattcaacctctgcattagagggcagctcctcgtatgatttacaatgaattaattGTATACTTGATATagtaacacttttaaccagaaagtattgAAAAAGCTTtagcatttatccatcaacacaaataaacgccTGAATTTTTCTGAAGGAATGTTTAAAGgggagttcacagactctgatttatAACATATTTGCTGCATACATTCAAAACAAAAAGAGGACTCGGCAAGAGAAACTAATAGCTCAATcgagactctctcatgcctcacagggcaaggggaaTCAAGCAGATCAATACTATGTGAGTCATCCAACAACTTATAATAAATATGAACTAAGGAGAAATGCAAAGATGATTGATTATCAGATTATATCATGCCCACATAACAACCTAAGAAAGATTATGAATCCCagaatgcacagattcaaagataacacaacattCCATTAATAATCAGCCATGGTATCATTCCCCACAATTCGTATCAAAAACTTTTCTATTGTTTCCAAAATCACAGTTTCAGAACCCATTCAAAGGCAAGCTTTttagcttaaatagccaccaggccatagtttttacacgattaacaaataacatttactttcacttcaGTGAAAGAAACCGTTCAAATAACAAAAAAGAGAACTAAACTAATAGCCACTAAAAGACTGACATTACATTGTAGAGAAACTAAGTATCCACTGCAACTGAGGAAGTTACGGGCTTGTCCTGCTTTGTCGTGGATCCACGCCATTCTAGGTGTGCTGCCGAAAAGTTCaggataacttggaaatagggcaggccaatgtgtatgatcctctgcttccacacttctttgtccatattcACCTGCATGACCTTCGCTTTATGAACCTCCAAGTGATCCAAACAGACAATGAGCATTGAATCAATCCTTGCTACCTTCAAAAAGTCATCGGTAGTCAAAGATTTTGTGGTCTGAATGGAATGGACTATACCCTGAAAGACTTTGATCATGTCTGCAACCTCCTCAATCACCttggctccctccttcatgagttggatatcaatacatttaaggtcCTTCTGTATAGTGTCAATCAAGTTAGTCAGTCCCCTGAGTAGCTTGGTGGACTTTTCATGACCCTGCCCGATGATTGAATTGCGCATTCCACGTTTTTCTTTGACACgtatagcacattatcatctaggttctccacTGGTTTCTTAGctaggaacttcatcactccatacttttggacatcattcatttgtgcgagaACCACTACCCACTTAATCTTTTCCTTTTCCCAGGCAACCGTTTCCATCTCGAGCTCTTTACTCACGGTTTTTGCATCCTTATAAACCTTAACcagattaataatatattttgatcCTTGTTGAATTATCAGGTTCAGTCATTTGTTAAACATCTCCGTCGCTAccctgttcctttgaacttgatcaagcatccTCTAATTTGTTGGAGACTTAGGGTCAAATGACATTGGTATCTGCGACAATGGTTGGGGGTCTGGATTGTGAATAGTGTTGGTGTATTATGCCATCTGTGTGACTATTTGCttcatttctctcttgtctttttcatctttccaagtccttgagattatcctctttgtagaggATTCCAGATGTTTTACATCTACGGCCTTTGATGCAACccccaaatctattttctccacaGTAAAATCTTCCTATATGGCCTTATCTGCATCTGTCCTAGgaatgggcttggccacttcaGCTGTCCAGTGTcctgttgtgtcatccacatcaagcctTGCTTGTGTTTTGATATTTTTGGGCTTTAATGCTTTTCCCaagcatttactaaccatgtcctccagTGGATTGGTGACCGGCACCACGCACCTCTTCTTTCCAACAGTGGCTTCCAGCCATCTTGGTGCATTGGTAGGTCTTTTAGGTGGTGGGGTGATCTGTGCATCTGGAGAGGTAACAATTACTAGGGTATTCATGAGATCCTGTTGAacttccacttcttcatttgtatccATTTCTTGCATCCCAGGCTCTCTTTGGCCTTGTGAGTTCATTGTTTGTTCAAGCTCTTCGCTGCGGTCTAACTCCACCACGACTTGTTGCAGAACAGGCTCCCTACCCTTCTTTTTGCTTCTTGACCGAGTTACTCGGGTAGCTGTAAGACCGGATAGCGACCTTCCTGACCTTTTTGGCGGTATTTTCTCTACAGCGGGCTTTGAGACACCTGTAACATCAGCAATTTCATTAGTGACAGAAACAGGGGATTGAACCACgatgtgtgaatcacttcttgattcgtgtgaggacatgtgaggaccctccttgaatttcagtttcctcaaccatctctttgttctcctgataacattgaaggtccttgtttggatgctatcatcttcttttttgttccagtcaatttctggaattggtttcccttcaatctcagtaccAAACTCAGGATCCAAGACATCTTCCTCTGTATCTTCTAATATACCtgatgtattaattgggagcctcaagatAGCTATCTGTCgtaaagtgaatcttgaccacaacctCTTTCTCGCTTCGTGCTCATCCTTGCAgttttcccaataatcctctatctgaGGTTCATGGCAGAAGTGACTGTCTAtattaaggttctcccttgcataacctttgctATCAAATCTTCGCCTAGCCACATATGGctgcaggttcatccttttgaactccagtTCCAGATTCAAGGCATCTGATACTGATTTGCAACTGTAATACCCAAGTTCAACGGGAAAAACCACCCCAGATTCACCCTTTGTCCTTAATCTTTTATCTATATAAGCCAACTACCTGCTCACTTATGTAAGCACGTAGCTATCAAAGGCGTACCTGggtaatttgaatggttggccttcaaaaccacctacctgtATGTAAGTGAACCgtggaaattggataaagaaactccCATATACACTCACAAATTCCATAGCCTCAACGGACATTCTCTTGTTTACATCACCCTAAAGTTCAAAGGTCAGTCTTCCCGCGAAGACTCCATTccatcttgcaatttgttcaacatgtctttgttgttgcaacaaagggtaataattgtaaaccctcattccatcaatctaGGGTTCATTGGGTAATCTAGGCCAATCtcttgtgcaagctaaaatgtaaaacaggtaagaagacatgtaaaacctaGTCATCCCTACAAAATTGCTTAGTCCTTCGTGAAGTCTCTccgcaattacctgagaccaatccagAAATTTGTCACCAGATAGAACTACTTGGACGAAaaagtacatccagtcttcccaatagaaggaatgtgaattcccctttactCTGTTCAAAAGCACAACAATGTCCCGCACCTGTGTGATGAGGTGTTCTCTAGTTAGGGGTTTGGGTAGTCGTGATCCTCCTTTTTGAaccctcaagagccaatttcttgcaattacacttatGTATTTGCTCTTCTTCTCAGAGAAATAGGCGTATGAATTTCCAATGCTTTAATCCTCATACTCCTCTTTATGCGGAATACCCATTGTCGCCATCACTGTTTCCCTATTAATACTAACTAATACTTCACCATCACTGGTTCTGATACACCTGTTCTCAgagtcatatctgttcatgcaagccaacactaaatctggACACGGCGCGACGAGCGGGAATGcagtagcttccacaagaccactcttaactatcttctccattaaTGAACCAGCCTAAGGGTTCTTAGTCCTTTCAAGGAAATCCCCCAAAtctacatgaactaaggaggtgtcttccatttccAACAAGATACTCACCAAACATGAGGTTCGGTCGAGCTTTGGCAACACTAGCCTCATTTTAACTATctattcccttaaccaagaaattttaaCAGCAATATAGTATGCTGCCCCAACAATTTTTAGATTTCccccttttctatactgataaaacttcagtactcaaagaaacacaacataggagaaaaccactgaacttacccaatAACACCATGAAAACTGGGAACTCTTCCGGAGAACAGAGCTGGATTTACCTTCGGCGCCTCCAATTTATTGAAGTATGGCAATTGtgaccttcctaaatatggaaataaactcatacattttTCCTTTAATCAGACGGGCAAATATCTATAGGGCCACAcacgcttcatcatgatttacccaagcgTGTGAAGCAACGGTGAAATGACAAATCTGACACCACCTTAATTATTCATCACTTCCACGCAGGCAATTTGATGTTTGCATGATTACTTgccacatttagaatttcaaaaaggcgaataagggaatattccttcttgtcgcgccacttttatttccaccaaaaagctTTCGGGTTAATTTGAAATGAACCTATGAACCTTGaacaaaggttcaatggttcaagttcacttGAGAGATATAACAGTAACGGGCAACACATAAACAACACCGGGAACAAGTGGCAAAAGAAAATGAATAtttaaagtgaaccttgaaccttttgaaccgcttgaaatttggttcaaggttcaagaccgcatATCAACTCAACATAAAAGACTCGCGCTCGTCATATAACAATACATTGCCACGACTCACTAAAAGACATTTcgaaacttgaaccttgaaccttttgaaatttggttcaatgggttcaaaacttcaatgaccaaAAACAAAAACGCGCTTGTTCACATAGTGACAAAGACCAAAACAACTTTTCATTTAAAAacgtgctttgaaccttgaaccatatgaaccttttgacaaaagagttcaatggttcaagtacgaGGAGAACAAATGACCCGACGGAAGCaaaggcacaaaaggcaacccGCGAATTGGGATATTTAAAAGGGAAAAAATTATGGGTGGACTAACACGCTGCCATGTCATCCCACTCCAACGCACCATTATTCTGTGAAAGAAAGCCAACAGTCAATCTCAGAAATGTCATCTTTGAACCTCCCTACTGGCTTAGCCTTATTAGATAGGCCACCAGAATTAATAGCCAAAGCATTATCTCTAGAAATAACATCCCGAGGTCCATTCACTCTCACATTAGGGGATTCAATTGTAGACTCTTGCACAGTTTCAGAAACCCCAACAAGGGATGCCCTAAGATCCTGTGAATCCGTAACAACCACATCTAAAAAACTCCTAGGTTGTTCAGATTTCTTCTTGACCGTATAATGTTGAAGAGAAGCACCATTCCACCATGTGGGGTTGATGCCTTTTTCTCAAAACCATAATGCACTGCAGCATGACTAGTTTTGAAGCATCTTCTACAAcggaagggaatcccttcatagtccaaggcTTGGACCCAAGAACCCTTAGAAGATCTAAGTATAATTTCAACAGACAACCCTTTTGAAATATCCAAATCAACCAGTATGCGAGCAAATGTGGAATGAAAAATATCAAAGGATTCATCATCTATCATCAAAAAATCTCCCAGAGCGCtacccacttcctctaaaagaaaatcattccataaatgcaatgggagattagggagcctaacccaagtTGGAATCTTATTAAACATTTCAATAGAAGGGTTGAAAACAAGGTGCCTTGATCATTAACCAGAATTTATCCTCCTAGTTAAAAAAGTTATCGCATAAGATTTTGTTTCTGTCTTGAGCATTATCAAACTTAGCAACAAAAAAACCTTTAGCCATAAGGAAAATATGGACTTTACTGGTAATGAGAGGTTCCCATTGATCAAAGACCCAGGTGTGAAGTTGAGGGAGGGAAGGCCAAAAAACCTTAAACCCGTAGATCACGCCATGTGAAGAGAGAATAGAGGCATTAAAAGCAATCTCCTCAGTCATATCATCTTTTAGGTTAACTGAAATGGCATTAGCCACATGGATGATCCCACCAAATATCTGTCTACCAGGCCAAGACCTCTGAACCTCATTCTGCCCACGACCCAAATCAAAGGGCCTCTCCCCCTCCAGAACAAAGGGACGGGAGGAGCCCTTCCTATCAAAATCCCCCACAGGAACAACAGTTTGTGCACAGGCAAGCTCTCCAACAGGGAACGTCAAGAGAGAGGCCAGTGAAGCCGAGGGCTGGGAGAATCCATCACCAAGTATATCCGCAGCAACACCCCCACTACCCACGGCCACGACAGCAACAGAAGCAGCGCCCAACGCAGGGTCTAGTGTTGTAGGGGAACCATTGCAGGGAGATTTCAAAATTGCTTGGGCGGGAGACATTTCGAGATAATAGTTGTCACAATAAAATCATGCCCTTTTGCCAACATCCCTTATTATCCTTATTTTAGCCATTTCTTCCCTTCTCTCTTGTTTTATTATTTAATCGTCATCTAGAAAGAAGCAagaacttttttttttcttcttaaaaGTCAATGCTTGTCTCACTTGCTTATCACAACCACTTCAATAAGTCTTTCAATTTCTTCATAAAATTTGCCATGCAACATCTTTTCCCTTGCCATTACATATTCTTTCTTAAGAAATCACTTGTAAGATTGAAAGTGCTTTTATTTTTTCCATAATCTCTTACTTCTTCGATGATAACATTTTTTTACCCTTCCATGCCTTTCTGTGTCCCATCTCTTCGATGTCGATGATAACATTTTTTTACCCTTCCATGCCTTTCTGTGTCCCATCTTTTCTTTCTTTCACACTAGTGGAGATTGTGCTTGCCTCTTCTTCTATACTTGTTTAACGTCTCACTACTTATGTTCGTGTCTTCATCTCATTTGAAATGCCTTCTCTGTTACTTCCATTCATTCTCTACATTGAATGTTTTGCTTGTTGGAATGTTTGTGTTTCATTTTGAGTTGCTTTTGCTAAGACTTCCATGTTTCCACAAGCTAACTTCGTATCGTGTCACTCATGCTTCATACTTTGGGTACTTATCTTGCAATGCCACATGCTCCCTTCAAAAAAATTATTCTTTCCTCTAAAGACCAACCTCAAAACTAGCACTCAACGATTCTTACACAAATGTCATGATGAGGCTATATAATTCTACTTTTTCTCCCCCACCATAGCCCTTCTCGCTAttttcaaaccaaagccttcagATATTTTAACAATGCTTTTAACCTTTGCTTTTTTCTTCACTTATTGTATATGTATTACTCTACATTTCAAGATCTTCCAATATTGTCTCTTATTGATCCAAACTCAAGTTTCGCTTTTACTTACTGAAAATTCTTACCTGCCCTCAAAAGATATAATGATGCACATACTGACTATCAAAATACACCAAGACATCAATACCCTcgtatattatataatacattgaTAGCCATTTCCAACTGCAGGAAACCCAGAAAGGCCAGGGAGCTGAAGGGAGGGACAATACTGCGTTTTCTGCTTTTAAGGGTTTTGTTCGCACTTCGAAAAAATTGTTGTAGGTCCAGGTAAAGTAGTCAGCTGGTGCAGGGAAGCATGTGTCGCATGGCATTATTGGTTGAATGAGTGTGCATTATTTGGTTGAATGGGTGTGCATTATTGTTTCTCCCTTCGGCTCGCTAGCCTTTTCGGGTTTCCTCTGGTCCGCTGAACTGTCCAAAACCTTTCCCtacataataattttttaaaatatatagcGTGAATTAAGGATCTGGATCTGACAACCCTTTTCATTGTGAACAATCACGGTTTTTTGAAAAATGCGCTGGTAGGTCAATGGGACTTGTCAATTAAAAATAGAGAATTTTGATCTCAATTCAACACGATCTTGAAAGTTTGATCTCCGAAAGAGAAATATGTCACACCTAGCCCTAAGCAACGCATATCTAGGAAACAACAAATGATTTCCAATAGGGTTTGCGTGTTTAGCGGTTTACCGGCAAAAAAACGATCTTTTAGgatgatataaaccctaacaatAGCCTGTGGCCAATAATAGCAAATCCCCCACATCCTTGCATTTGGTCAACTATAAAGTGGTGCCACTTCATACCCCAAGAGATCTGTTAaacaatttttttcaatctgtgaatcAAGTTATTAAAATACAGATTAGATGTATCTGTTTAATAACAGTATGCTTACAGACCACTGACAGAGACTGAAGACAGTGCACAAACATCCTTTGAAAAAGACAGTACAGTCGACCAAGACTGTTAAAACAATGTTTATGAATGTTTAGGGACATGATTTGCCTAGTTTCTTAACTTGATCGACTTCTTACGCATCGCAATTGCCTTACAAAACTTCCCTTTCAGAACCCTAAGTAGACAATCCGACACCAACACCAAAACCACTTCAAACCATACACTATGGAACAAAACTCTTATTAACAAGAAGACATAGAGCTTAAAATGTTTCTAAATTTGACTAGATGAATTTTTTCATGAAAATTTTGAATCACATTCAATCATACATCATAATAGAATGAAGAGTGTAACTAGATGAATTTTTTCATGAAAATTTTGAATCACATTCAATCATACATCATAATAGAATGAAGAGTGTAGATAGCACGAAAAACATCACAATATTCAATCTTCTGCTATTCAATAAAGCTATAGCCATCTACAGGAAAAGAGGCTTTTGATGCTAATACATATCATGAATTCATTTTATCATTCACTGTAACAGCATTTAGTCATATAAATTATGCCTGTGTATTAGAGAACTCATCCTGCATAAGTATTTTTGTACCGGTGTTTACTATTATTCACATTGAATTACCTTGTCGTTTGTAGTACAAAGGTAAAGGGTTCTCAATCACTGTTCAAGAAACTTATTTTGCTTGCAGCAAAAGTaccaaaaaggagaaaaaaaaaataaaatatattattattgttgCAGATTAAAGTTAGAACTCCTCTATCTCACTAAAACTTATCACAAATAAGAATGTATATCATTTAGAAGAGAAAACAGATTAAAGAACATTACTATTTATTCTAATATCAATTAATTCCTTACAACCAGATTCACCCAACAAAATGCTCAGAATAGGAGCTAGTAATAACGCTTATTCAAGATCTACATATTACGGGACAACTCCCTACACATAAATTAGTgcattaataaataaaattcaatccATAAGTGATGCATATCATCACTACATTAACGATTTATCGAAACTTTGACAGATCAAAGATTTGGCAACATAATTGCCAGACATCTCTTAGGATGcacagaaaaacaaaaacaaagggaAAGCCATATGTTCCTCTTGGCTAAAATGATGCAAATCAATAGAGATTATATTCAGCCATGACTGTTGCACAGGCAGGGTGCTTCTCAGCAGATTTGAAAGAAAAGGGGCCAGTTATTCTTTCATCAGAATTGATTCCATTGTTGTGGGTTAGGTAAACTGGACCCTCGTTCACTTCAGATGGACGGTTGCATTTTGCATTAGGGCTGCTCAGGGCTTTTGCCTTGCACAATTCACGAGGACGCTCACCTTGTACAGGGATGCGGAATTTCCCGTCCTTGTCACTCACTCCTTCAGCATAAAAAGTTTGTTTTCCATCGGTATCCTTGCACTGCAATGCTACTGTGGCACCTGTAAACCATGATATATAAGAAACAAATATCTACATTTAACTAAATCAGAACCAAATATTGAATTCCCTTTAGTAAAATCCCCTGGCATTAGATCAGTTTTACCAAATCTACGCTTCATTTTATACCCCAAAGTGCAAAGAAAGTATGcttccaaaaacatttgaaaaattccAATACCCAACAAGGATTAGCATTCAAGTAACACAGCAGATCTATTAAACATAAGCCATTGTTGATCTAAATCCAATGTCAAGTAAATACCACTACACTGTTCACAAAATGCCCAAAAAAGACACAAATGTGTTTCAACAAACCCCATCAAAAAAAATCAGAGCATTGCATATCAGATCTGGTCCTTTGGAAGCTCAAATAGCGGAAAACAACACACCCATTTGAGTAAAGATGGATAATGTAGCGAGCAAATGCTTACCCTCAATACCGGAAGAGATTCTGGTGGGGAATCCAGCATCACAGTTATCACAGTAGACCTTGCCTGTCACAGAGAAGGTATTGGAGGCGCGAGCCACACCCAAAAGAGCCAACAGGCAGATCACTGCTACTACTCCCATCTTCGCCATTTGCAACTGCTTGATCTCTCTATCTGCCTTCAACAATATCCAAAAACCCAATGAAGAGGAAGAGCCAATGTGATACAGGTGTGGGAGATTTACTTATTATATGGAGGGATTCACCGAGTACGGGGGACTCAAAAAGATCATATTCCGCGTTAAGCTTACCTGTATCCAATTCAATTCCA from Cryptomeria japonica chromosome 3, Sugi_1.0, whole genome shotgun sequence harbors:
- the LOC131035076 gene encoding pollen allergen Che a 1, with translation MAKMGVVAVICLLALLGVARASNTFSVTGKVYCDNCDAGFPTRISSGIEGATVALQCKDTDGKQTFYAEGVSDKDGKFRIPVQGERPRELCKAKALSSPNAKCNRPSEVNEGPVYLTHNNGINSDERITGPFSFKSAEKHPACATVMAEYNLY